The DNA window gtactcagagtaatttTTGGTGTGTAAATACAGCCatatttgtccgtttgttatgatgaaccttaagtgTATACAAGTGTTTAATTAACTGGTAAAATTTTCCCCCAATGTCTGACTTTACAATTTAACATAAACACAACTGTTGTTACGGTGTCTATCGCAAGAACATCCATTCGACCATTTCTCGatttaacatatatttagatTAAGAAAGATTTGCATTTAAGAGTATCATCAAGTTCATTTGTATAACAATATATTAACAGTGTATTGACGTGACTGTTATATACAGACTAGTAACCAGTAATCCACCATTTCAGGTAATTGCTTCGATCGACAGCCATGCAAACTTTGTAAGGATTTACTCTGCTCCAATAACCAAATAAGTATGTATGATTCTTcttatatatctaaatatatccTAATGTTTGTTATGGAAAACAATTCTGCTTTTACATATAAAGCATACTAGAAAGTGAATTGATTAAAAACTTTATTACTAATGGAAATTCAGGGGACAACTTTTGCACTCAGTGGAATAGCAAACTTATCCCTGAGACAGTTCAATCCTCAGTCACAGTTGATCGCGAACCATTCGTCTCagctcggccgattccgtaccatCATCTtccgaggattgccgaatggATCGCGAATATGTTCAAAGAACTACTTTTCAATATAGGCAGATGAggctttactttttttttttataaattagattaTGAATGTGTCCAAATCTATTTTCTGCTTCAGTATACCTAAAATAATCATTTCTGCAATGTTATTACATGAtgcaatttgtttcattgagGTACATGTTTCTATATTATATAGATTCATAGCGTTAATTATGAACACGAATTACGTACAGTTTTGAATCaaacttaaattttaaaatgtatgatatttcTTTGAGATACCCAACATCAAAGCCAGACAACAATACCAAACGCTTCTACTCAAGCTGCGAACAAACAAccaacaaacatttaaaaacaaacaccaattatacatatatcatataaaaaaacaaatacacccTTTTTCGCGTCTTCTGAAGAAAACTTTGATTAAAAATAGTAAACTACCACAAccttacatgtagataaacttTTACAACTTTGAATTGTGTTACTATTTAACGAGCAAAACATTTACAAGAAACTATAACTATCATGAGCTGAATGGATTACTCGAAttataaacaaacttcttttcTTATGAGTTcatttaacaaaatgaaataatctGCCTGAAATTTGTGACACtttcatacaaaaacatatgaccTAACATGTACATTCAGAGGCGACCAAAACcaattgtacaaaatgtatacgtcttttttgtttaattgttaaattatGCCAATACTAAAATATCCTTTAATCACCAAGGCTTACAATTTCatgttttcttgtttatattacAAAGGTTACCAGATAACTGACAAGACAACGACAAAAGCAACAATAGCACCTACCCCCATGTTTACCAGCCCGTCTACAGCAGACACTCAATCTCCAATAACTGTGACACAAAAAGGTAACATACAATAGAAAGAACATcacttatatataaaacactGGAACGTACATGTAGTAAATTAACACGAAAGTAGTCAATCGATGTTCAAATATCGTAAATCGACCGGGCAGagacaaataaagataaaaaaaacccaaaaaaaaccaaacaaaacaaaacccaaACCCAAACCACTTCCAAAAAAAACCCTTAAAAATCTCCATTATAACAGCGAGGGAATCGCCAAAATGAAATTAAGTTAAGGAGATGCGTTGTTGTAATAAAACGGAGCTAGATAAACGAAATATTAAAGAGGTGTGAGTTAATTTGATTTCCCTTTAACTCCGTCTATCTTCACCACAGCATATCCTGCAAAACAATCTCTACCAAATAATTCAGAGTTGAGTTTGatgttcaaaaagtaaaatcacaaaaatactgaacatagaggaaaatcaattcggaaagtccatattcacatggcaaaatcaaacaacaaaacgtataaaaaacgaatggacaagaactgttatattcctgactaggtacaggaattttcaaatgtagaaaatggtggattaaaccagGTTTGATGTTTGATGAACAATTGATGTTCATTCATTCGAagaacatgatattttttttaattgaatttaccTAGTAGTTTTGTATCTTTGAACCAATTTCTTTTCATCTTTGATACAATTTCTTTTCAGTTAAGTCAATtgcagtgttttttttatgccccacctacgatagtagaggggcattatgttttctggtctgtgcgtccgttcgtccgtccgtccgtctgttcgtccgtctgtcccgcttcaggttaaagttggtcaaggtagttttgatgaagctgaagtccaatcaatttgaaacttaatacacatgttccttttgatatgatctttctaattttaaagccaaattaaaattttgacccaaatttcacggtccactgaacttagaaaatgaaagtgcgagtttcaggttaaagtttttagtcaaggtagtttttgatgtccaatcaacttaaaacttagtacacatgttccctatgatatgatctttctaattttgatgcctaactatatattttttacccGTTtccacggtccattgaacatggaaaatgataatgcgagtggggcatccgtgtactttggacatattcttgtttttcttctgTAGTGCTGCTACACATATGTCCCAGATTAGGAGAAGATTGAGCATTTTAACGTCAAATCGTTGTGCGCTTGTtcaaagtcaggaacctgtagttAAGTGGTTGTCATTGGTTTCTGTTTGTATTATTTCGTAAATTATTCTATTATGGATTATAGCCGTTggaattttcatttgaattgtttcacatttatcATCATATGTCGGGGCCATTGGTGTTTTGTCTTTGTCGAAGGTCGTAAGGCTACCTATAAGAGCtcacatttatttcatttgaactcCGATGGAATGTGATCTCCTTGTCAGTCATACTACGTTTCCTTTTATTTTGGTTTACCATTCGgtaattatttcattaaatgcTGATATATAGAATAAGCTTTAGGCTATTTTATTACATCAGCAACATTACTTCatattcataattcattctCAAACGACAGATCTTATATATTCTTAATGAAtaactgaatattaaaaaatagaaataaatgcatttacaccagcttaaaaagtaaactaACACAagtaccgaactccaaggaaatttTAAACGAAAAGTGCCAAaccaaattgcaaaatcaaaatctcaaaaacACCAAACGAATGTTTAACAACTGACATTGGTAGAACTTATTtcgaaaatggtggatttaacctggttgtATAGCTGAACTTCTCACTTGCATTAGAGtcgcataaaaattaaaacgatGAATTAATTTTTGATTTCTAAGCTTCGACCAACAGCCCATGTCAAAGCTCGCCTTGTGTGAATGGCGGCTTGTGTGTGGAAAAAGACCAGAGTTATTTATGTTACTGTCAAAGTTCTCCACTTGGTTCTATAATAAATACTGGGAAGAGATGTGAATTGAACATAGATTTACCTAAGACATTGAGtaagtattttaatttcatctatatacacaattttttttacgaaTTGATAAACtgatattgtataaaaaattatgaaaataggTTAATATTCTAGTGGTAGTGGTCTTGTCTTTACGTTTAGAATTGAATTTCTGCACACAATATTATCTATGTCGAAAAGACACCTCCttacaaaggaaaataaaaactgtcaaCAATTAATTGACACGAGTTTAAGGAGACAGACCAACAATTCACCAACTATAATTTAGAACATATAAGAAACCCCTTCTTCACAAAACATATAGCTTTTAGTTTCATTGTTTACTTCAACTAACAAAAACAGTTGTAAAACTTTTGGTGAAATTGAAATACATCAAGACCAATTTGAGCCAAACTCTACTAGTTTcagagtttgcattaaaaatgtaaaattcatgATTTACCTAGTATctcataattttaatttaaagtaaaatatttacaaaactgtaaaaaaaaaaatagttgaacaGTTAGGGATTTTAAATTCGATGATCTGACACCGGACGCTAGAAACAAAGTGCTCTATCAGACGAGCTCGatacaaaacatttgaaaacttttataattcaaagtgcatttaatttatttgcaTTTGCACCCATCTGTTTATGATCAGTCTACAAGATAGGATTTGAACATTCAATGTCACTAAACCATCAGTCATACTGaatgaaaaaacaaggaaaattaaagaggttttaaaaaaatacataaatacttaAGTACTATGATCAATAAATAACAAAGACAGAAAGGCCCACTCAACATAATTGATAATTCAAAGAATCTTTtgtagaataaataaatattttatttcatatattccAGCAACAACATGGCTCCACATATTCGGAAAATAGCAGCAGCATTATAgaaatgatatatttatgataACAAACGATTTAATGATCCTGTCTAATAACTTTGTTTATACGCAAGAATAAATAGGTGAAAACAGTATAATTCATATTCAATGTACCATACAGTCTACAGAAAAATGATGGTTGACAAACTAGTAGCTGTTGTTTTGCATGAATGCATTTCAAATAAACTCTTCATAGATTACATGACTAAATTCTGTAAATACGCCAGATGcgggtttcgtctacaaaagactcatcagtgacgctcgaatccaaaaaagttaaaaaggccaaataaagtacgaagttgaagagcattgaggaccaacatttTCAAGAGCATGGTGGATGACACTTGAATGGCAGGAGACGTTTACTCAgcttttgtttgttaaattaaCTTGTATCATTTGGCTGCtgaaagtgttttaaaaaaCCCAATcgattttgtatttatttttagattccaatgatttattttgattcacACATATATCGTGCCTTTTAACATTGTACATACCACCATAAGCAACAGAAAAGTTGACTGAACAAAATTTGCCTTATTAGGATTCATCACCGAGTAAACTTGAACGTAACAATTAAATCTGCATGAAATTTACAGTTATATTTCTCATTTGTGTACCTGCCGCTTGATTAAGCCAAATACCTCTTTCCTGTTGACATTGACGTTGACATGACATACTAGTACATAGTTGATTTCCATTGACAGATAAATCCA is part of the Mytilus trossulus isolate FHL-02 unplaced genomic scaffold, PNRI_Mtr1.1.1.hap1 h1tg000085l___fragment_1__unscaffolded, whole genome shotgun sequence genome and encodes:
- the LOC134699741 gene encoding uncharacterized protein LOC134699741, with the protein product MTQIVTTTKDCLRIKASYTGGYSVVINGEIGFVIHGGIRINTDCTSETMKDHKSISKRFFFTDMMKGMMEGMKSSMGGMMTGAEKMACDSTCGVCDCGGNCFDRQPCKLCKDLLCSNNQISYQITDKTTTKATIAPTPMFTSPSTADTQSPITVTQKASTNSPCQSSPCVNGGLCVEKDQSYLCYCQSSPLGSIINTGKRCELNIDLPKTLTTTWLHIFGK